The Hevea brasiliensis isolate MT/VB/25A 57/8 chromosome 9, ASM3005281v1, whole genome shotgun sequence nucleotide sequence TGATGATCTGAATTGGTATCTattcaaattattattttctattatCAGGGTGGTGTTGTTACTTGCATTTTTGGTCATCTTGTATCTATAATTCTGTACATTTTTTGTGTTTTATAGTTATCATACTTTGTTTAGTTCACCCAATGTAGTAGCCAATCCATAGGCAGAAAATAATCATTTCTCACTTATTTGTAGAATTTATATTCCCCAAATTTGGAATTATCTATTCTATATGTATAACTATTGCACATTTAAACTTTCAACCAAATATGAAATCATGGAATAGCTATTCTATTCCCATTCTGTTCCATTAGCCAACCAAATCCTCCATGTTGTTGTGTTTTGGTTTGACATTGTTGGTTGCTTTGTTCATAAATTATCAAGATTCATTGTCCGATTGACTTGTACTATGGAGAGATCTATGCAAATGGTTCTAGGTTTGCTTCAATTAGATCTAATTATTATTACTTAATCAGCCATGTTGGGGTCTAGAATCTGACATCTATTTTGACTGCTGCACAATGCAGACCAGAGCTGGTATAGATTATGAATCTTCATATGGAAAGGTGCGGCCAAATGACACTATTCTGAAACTTCAAAGAACAACACCATATTACAAAAGGAATCGAGCACATGTTTGTAGTTTCTATGTACGGGGTGAATGCACACGAGGTGCTGAGTGCCCTTATAGGCATGAGATGCCCGTAACTGGGGAGTTATCACAGCAAAACATAAAAGATCGTTACTATGGGTAAGTGCAatattaatttctttttcttgttaAGATTGGCCCTATCATCATTCTCTCTCCTTCACTCACACACACACATGTATATTTAttccttcaagttttcttttttcctctttttttttttttttttttttttttgctgaacTTGCATGATAGGTTAGTTTTTCCCAATATATGACACATTACTTAACAAGCAGTTTACCTTTAGAAATTTTTAACCTCTATGTAtaattctcatttttttttcttcctataTTTCTGCAGTGTGAATGACCCGGTGGCATTGAAGCTACTTAACAAGGCTGGTGAAATGCCCTCATTGGAGGCACCTGAAGATGAAAGCATTAGAACTCTTTATGTTGGTGGACTGGATGCAAGGATTACAGAGCAGGATTTGAgggataatttttatgctcatggtGAGATTGAATCCATTAAGATGGTGCCTCAACGGGCAATTGCCTTTGTAACCTACACAACGAGAGAGGGTgcagagaaggctgcagaagagCTGTCTAATAAGCTAGTTATCAAGGGTCTGAGGCTGAAGCTAATGTGGGGAAGaccccaagctccaaaacctgaGTCTGAAGCTTCGGaagaagcaaggcaacaagcagcAATGGCTCATGGCGGGATGTTACCTCGGGCAGTTATATCTCAGCAGCAGAATCAATTACACCCACCTGGACCTCAAGTCCAACCTCCGCCAATGCACTACTTCAATATTCCACCACCACCTCAGCAGGAAAGAACCTTTTACCCATCAATGGATCCTCAAAGAATGGGTGCACTTGTTTCATCCCAAGATGGGGCTTCCAGTGGGCCAATGGGATCTGGGGAGAACAAAAATGC carries:
- the LOC110662969 gene encoding zinc finger CCCH domain-containing protein 40 — protein: MAHRLLRDLEADGWERSDFPIICESCLGDNPYVRMTRAEFDKECKICTRPFTVFRWRPGRDARFKKSEICQTCSKLKNVCQVCLLDLEYGLPVQVRDTALSINSNDAIPKSDVNREYFAEEHDRRTRAGIDYESSYGKVRPNDTILKLQRTTPYYKRNRAHVCSFYVRGECTRGAECPYRHEMPVTGELSQQNIKDRYYGVNDPVALKLLNKAGEMPSLEAPEDESIRTLYVGGLDARITEQDLRDNFYAHGEIESIKMVPQRAIAFVTYTTREGAEKAAEELSNKLVIKGLRLKLMWGRPQAPKPESEASEEARQQAAMAHGGMLPRAVISQQQNQLHPPGPQVQPPPMHYFNIPPPPQQERTFYPSMDPQRMGALVSSQDGASSGPMGSGENKNALERQQGQHYPYQGMPPPHGQYQQQLYPSYGYMPPMPPYQQYPPSYHPAVPLPQAPQATQQHQHSVVPPRTAPSASASAGPPPPGSGASTSSNT